AAGATACATCAAATTAAAATATCACATGTACACAATAATAAcacaaatattattcaaggagtaaatgaaaaaaatgcCATATTAGacaattttaatataacaaaaaaaaacaacaTATACACAAgcaaaaataataatactagttataataataataataataataataataataataataattactataataataataaccaTGTTGATACCTTTTTAA
This Plasmodium reichenowi strain SY57 chromosome Unknown, whole genome shotgun sequence DNA region includes the following protein-coding sequences:
- a CDS encoding putative membrane protein (conserved Plasmodium membrane protein, unknown function) is translated as KIHQIKISHVHNNNTNIIQGVNEKNAILDNFNITKKNNIYTSKNNNTSYNNNNNNNNNNNNYYNNNNHVDTFLNQHVLKSKKSYFKSRFFYFDSSNIIPMKFFKKNKKLQEQNDILDNIC